One stretch of Streptomyces sp. A2-16 DNA includes these proteins:
- a CDS encoding protein kinase yields the protein MDDYAGRVLADRYRLPLPPSDEYELTETRAFDTYSGQEVLVRQVPLPEVVEAEVLDAGGLPEGFTARDPRSARRPSGRGGARRPTEPAVRRAVEAAQAAARIPDHPRLDQVFDVFAEGGSLWIVSELVSARSLAALLSEKPLTPYRAAEVASDVLMALRVLHAHGWVHRNITARTVLVCDDGRVMLTGLAVGAAEEALCGYDPVPIEAGEWGTGGGEPGAGAVDARGGGPGRADGRGGPVGPAGLGGSAGPGGHRVPGQSTGPGGGLGGVGRAGGAGVSGGAGGARTALGGGAADAAFGLGARNAGPGPGGALTFGAGDPEAARRAAIEAREARGLPGAGVEAANGTGASAELVRREPDGGTDVRAARAGAIAAYRAGARAAARVQESQNSRAALPGARPAPEADPTSRTQDTHPAVQADGVEQPRYPSGNGGPQSPYPSDDPGSQSPYALGNGAEQRPYPSADGVGQSPYPSGNSGSQSPYPSANGGSQSPYPLGGGAQSSGPSVNGLAQPPYPVVDGVEQVPGVVAPGRIADPYGVRPAPWHGAVPRGGGEASAGEVPAPDAVPAVEQASAPTRWEDLPPADAPARRGPTTALAAERARQARMAVVGPVTERWAPEQAGPVHENWQLAAPIGPATDLWALGALLFRAVQGHAPYPEESTAELVQLVCAEPPAFAEECGPLRPVVESLLRQDPTERLDFEELRGWLRSLVRSAPEPEAGAHVVAAPPVDASRLPIVRRRGELVRRRRAGLPATHGRHKRARDEAAPSPRRLGRNLLLLILLVMAAAIAYAMYFMPKSNPDDGAARKTGSTSQAGPAQSPEAGSDPRPEPTTPEPSQSSGAAETQTAGPEVADGFTLRTDAEGFKIAVANGWDRTPRNGRGQVVYSKGGFELIVVPGRDTATANGGDPMVYQREKEPELQPYRDSSWATATGLKSIQVGTRSMAEGQFTWTADDGRELYVRNLAILIGGKYHVVQVRGPEAERDEVTRLYEQASATYQVTG from the coding sequence GTGGACGACTATGCGGGTCGGGTGCTCGCCGACCGCTACCGCCTGCCGCTGCCCCCGTCCGACGAGTACGAACTCACCGAGACGCGCGCCTTCGACACCTACAGCGGGCAGGAAGTCCTAGTCCGGCAGGTGCCCTTGCCCGAGGTCGTCGAGGCGGAAGTGCTCGACGCGGGAGGACTGCCCGAAGGGTTCACGGCCCGCGATCCCCGGAGCGCGCGGCGACCCTCGGGACGGGGCGGTGCGCGCCGGCCCACGGAACCCGCCGTGCGGCGGGCCGTCGAGGCCGCGCAGGCCGCCGCCCGGATCCCCGACCATCCGCGTCTCGACCAGGTCTTCGACGTGTTCGCCGAGGGCGGCTCGCTGTGGATCGTCAGCGAGTTGGTCTCCGCGCGGTCACTGGCGGCGCTGCTCTCCGAGAAGCCGCTGACGCCGTACCGGGCGGCCGAGGTCGCCTCCGACGTGCTCATGGCGCTGCGGGTGCTGCACGCGCACGGCTGGGTGCACCGCAACATCACCGCCCGCACGGTGCTCGTCTGCGACGACGGCCGGGTCATGCTGACCGGCCTCGCGGTCGGCGCGGCCGAGGAGGCACTGTGCGGTTACGACCCGGTGCCGATCGAGGCGGGCGAATGGGGCACCGGTGGCGGGGAGCCGGGTGCCGGGGCGGTTGACGCCCGGGGCGGTGGGCCCGGTAGGGCCGACGGGCGCGGTGGACCCGTAGGACCCGCAGGACTTGGTGGATCCGCAGGGCCTGGTGGACACCGGGTTCCGGGGCAGTCGACGGGGCCGGGCGGTGGGCTCGGCGGCGTGGGCAGGGCTGGTGGTGCCGGGGTGTCCGGCGGGGCGGGTGGCGCCCGTACGGCTCTCGGGGGCGGTGCCGCCGACGCGGCCTTCGGGCTGGGCGCCCGAAACGCCGGGCCGGGCCCGGGTGGTGCGCTCACCTTCGGCGCGGGCGATCCCGAGGCGGCCCGGCGGGCCGCGATCGAGGCGCGGGAGGCGCGGGGGCTGCCCGGAGCCGGGGTCGAGGCGGCCAACGGGACCGGGGCGTCCGCCGAGCTCGTCCGCAGGGAACCCGACGGCGGTACGGACGTCCGGGCGGCGCGGGCGGGAGCGATCGCCGCGTATCGCGCGGGCGCGCGGGCCGCGGCCCGGGTCCAGGAGTCGCAGAACAGCAGGGCCGCCCTGCCCGGAGCCCGCCCGGCACCGGAAGCCGACCCCACCTCACGCACACAGGACACCCACCCTGCCGTACAGGCCGACGGGGTGGAGCAACCGCGGTACCCCTCGGGGAACGGCGGGCCGCAGTCACCGTATCCGTCGGATGATCCCGGATCGCAGTCGCCGTACGCCCTGGGCAACGGGGCGGAGCAGCGGCCGTACCCGTCGGCCGACGGGGTGGGGCAGTCGCCGTACCCGTCCGGCAACTCCGGTTCGCAGTCGCCGTATCCGTCGGCCAACGGCGGTTCGCAGTCGCCGTACCCCTTGGGCGGCGGCGCGCAGTCGTCGGGGCCGTCGGTCAACGGCCTTGCGCAGCCCCCGTATCCGGTCGTGGACGGCGTCGAGCAGGTGCCCGGGGTCGTGGCTCCGGGGCGGATAGCCGATCCCTACGGAGTGCGGCCCGCGCCCTGGCACGGGGCTGTGCCGCGTGGTGGGGGCGAGGCATCCGCGGGTGAGGTGCCCGCTCCGGACGCCGTGCCCGCCGTTGAGCAGGCATCCGCGCCCACCCGCTGGGAGGACCTCCCCCCGGCCGATGCCCCCGCCCGCCGCGGCCCCACCACCGCGCTCGCCGCCGAGCGGGCACGACAGGCCCGGATGGCCGTGGTCGGACCCGTCACCGAGCGCTGGGCACCGGAACAGGCCGGCCCGGTGCACGAGAACTGGCAGCTCGCCGCGCCCATCGGCCCCGCGACCGATCTGTGGGCGCTCGGGGCGCTGCTGTTCCGGGCCGTCCAGGGGCACGCGCCCTATCCCGAGGAGTCGACGGCCGAGCTGGTGCAGCTGGTGTGCGCCGAGCCGCCCGCCTTCGCGGAGGAGTGCGGTCCGCTGCGGCCGGTCGTGGAGTCGTTGCTGCGGCAGGACCCGACCGAGCGGCTGGACTTCGAGGAACTGCGTGGCTGGCTGCGGTCGTTGGTGCGGTCCGCCCCCGAGCCGGAGGCCGGCGCCCATGTCGTCGCCGCACCGCCCGTGGACGCGAGCCGGCTGCCGATCGTGCGGCGCCGGGGCGAGTTGGTGCGCAGGCGGCGCGCCGGCCTGCCCGCGACGCACGGACGGCACAAGCGGGCCCGGGACGAGGCCGCTCCCTCCCCGCGCCGCCTCGGCCGCAATCTGCTGCTTCTGATCCTGCTGGTGATGGCCGCGGCGATCGCGTACGCCATGTACTTCATGCCGAAGTCGAACCCCGACGACGGCGCCGCCCGGAAGACGGGTTCCACCAGCCAGGCCGGTCCGGCGCAGTCCCCGGAGGCCGGCAGCGACCCCCGACCCGAGCCGACCACCCCCGAGCCGTCGCAGTCCAGCGGAGCCGCCGAGACCCAGACCGCCGGGCCCGAGGTCGCCGACGGCTTCACCCTGCGCACGGACGCCGAGGGCTTCAAGATCGCGGTGGCCAACGGCTGGGACCGCACCCCGAGGAACGGCCGCGGTCAGGTGGTCTACTCGAAGGGCGGCTTCGAGCTGATCGTCGTGCCCGGGCGGGACACCGCGACGGCCAACGGCGGCGATCCGATGGTCTACCAGCGGGAGAAGGAGCCCGAGCTCCAGCCGTACCGCGACTCCAGCTGGGCCACGGCCACCGGGCTGAAGTCGATCCAGGTGGGCACCAGGAGCATGGCCGAGGGGCAGTTCACCTGGACCGCCGACGACGGACGCGAGCTGTACGTGCGCAACCTCGCGATCCTGATCGGCGGGAAGTACCACGTGGTGCAGGTGCGCGGGCCCGAGGCGGAGCGCGACGAGGTGACCCGGCTGTACGAGCAGGCGTCGGCCACGTATCAGGTGACCGGCTGA
- a CDS encoding serine/threonine-protein kinase: MQGLLLAGRYRLADPIGKGGMGRVWRAHDEVLHRAVAIKELTAALYVSESDQTVLLARTRAEARAAARINHSAVVTVHDVLDHDGRPWIVMELVEGRSLADAVKEDGRIEAREAARIGLWVLRALRAAHSAGVLHRDVKPGNVLLGQDGRVLLTDFGIAQIEGDTTITRTGEVVGSVDYLAPERVRGADPGPSADLWALGATLYTAVEGRSPFRRTTPLTTMQAVVDEEPAEPREAGPLGPVIAALLHKDPAARPDAAEAEQMLAEAAEGRRPNAAQAYVPTQHVGSRHEPGAHSGSHSGLRTPVPGTPVPGAPVGGSSYPSGPGPSYPSATGPAYSSGSGPTYHSGTPYPPATGPTTIGPPHHIGSGPTAPPRRRRLRSVALVVALAAIVSAGTVVALQKWDEGRDKGGTSASSDTSPSTTPTASADAGRPGWTRYNDPVGFSVSLPEGWERTVFSPPADGLTQIDYSPDKGKHFLRVAVDTSPDFDDPLQHQIDLEKQIDGLKDYHRVSMVENTYRDRPGARWEYTWTALAKDIAFPGPRRAVEETYMSRDGAEYAIYMSAPASSWPTTSKQFTAVLQGWSETHD; encoded by the coding sequence ATGCAGGGCCTGCTCCTCGCGGGGCGCTACCGGCTCGCCGACCCGATAGGCAAGGGCGGCATGGGCCGGGTCTGGCGTGCCCACGACGAGGTGCTGCACCGGGCCGTGGCGATCAAGGAGTTGACCGCCGCGCTCTATGTTTCCGAGAGCGACCAGACCGTCCTGCTCGCCCGTACCCGCGCGGAGGCGCGTGCGGCCGCCCGGATCAACCACTCGGCCGTCGTCACCGTGCACGACGTGCTCGACCACGACGGCCGGCCCTGGATCGTGATGGAGCTGGTCGAGGGCCGTTCGCTGGCCGACGCCGTCAAGGAGGACGGCCGGATCGAGGCGCGCGAGGCGGCCCGGATCGGACTGTGGGTGCTGCGGGCCCTGCGCGCCGCGCACTCCGCCGGCGTCCTGCACAGGGATGTGAAACCCGGCAACGTCCTCCTCGGCCAGGACGGCCGTGTCCTGCTCACCGACTTCGGCATCGCCCAGATCGAGGGCGACACCACGATCACCCGCACCGGAGAGGTCGTCGGCTCGGTCGACTACCTCGCCCCCGAGCGGGTCCGCGGTGCCGACCCCGGGCCGTCCGCCGACCTGTGGGCGCTCGGTGCCACGCTGTACACGGCGGTCGAGGGACGGTCGCCGTTCCGCCGTACGACCCCGCTGACCACCATGCAGGCCGTGGTCGACGAGGAACCCGCCGAACCGCGCGAAGCCGGCCCGCTCGGGCCCGTCATCGCCGCCCTGCTGCACAAGGACCCCGCCGCGCGGCCGGACGCCGCCGAGGCCGAGCAGATGCTCGCCGAGGCGGCGGAGGGCCGACGGCCGAACGCGGCACAGGCCTATGTGCCGACGCAACATGTGGGTTCCCGCCACGAGCCCGGAGCGCACAGCGGCTCCCACAGTGGGCTGCGCACACCGGTTCCGGGAACTCCGGTTCCGGGCGCACCGGTCGGCGGCTCGTCCTACCCCTCGGGTCCGGGTCCGTCGTACCCCTCGGCCACCGGCCCGGCGTACTCCTCGGGCTCGGGCCCGACCTACCACTCGGGCACGCCGTACCCGCCGGCCACCGGCCCCACGACCATCGGCCCCCCGCACCACATTGGCAGCGGTCCGACGGCCCCGCCCAGGCGCCGTCGGCTGCGCTCCGTCGCGCTCGTGGTCGCGCTCGCCGCGATCGTCAGCGCCGGGACCGTGGTCGCGCTGCAGAAGTGGGACGAGGGGCGGGACAAGGGCGGCACGTCCGCCTCGTCGGACACCTCGCCCAGCACCACGCCGACGGCGAGCGCGGACGCGGGCCGGCCCGGCTGGACCCGGTACAACGACCCCGTGGGCTTCAGCGTCTCGCTCCCCGAGGGCTGGGAGCGCACGGTTTTCAGCCCTCCCGCCGACGGCCTGACCCAGATCGACTACTCCCCGGACAAGGGCAAGCACTTCCTGCGGGTCGCCGTCGACACCTCGCCGGACTTCGACGACCCCCTCCAGCACCAGATCGACCTGGAGAAGCAGATCGACGGGCTCAAGGACTACCACCGCGTGAGCATGGTCGAGAACACCTACCGGGACCGTCCGGGCGCCCGGTGGGAGTACACCTGGACCGCGCTGGCCAAGGACATCGCCTTCCCCGGGCCGCGCCGGGCCGTGGAGGAGACGTACATGTCCCGGGACGGCGCCGAGTACGCGATCTACATGTCGGCGCCCGCGTCGAGCTGGCCGACCACCAGCAAGCAGTTCACGGCGGTGCTCCAGGGCTGGAGCGAGACGCACGACTGA